In Candidatus Palauibacter australiensis, the following are encoded in one genomic region:
- a CDS encoding amidohydrolase has product MSEVNRREFMALSALAAGGAALAGCGTQGGSGGQAGGGGSAPADQVVTNATIYTVDDANPRAEALAVKNGRFLAAGSNDDVANLIGPRTERIDAGGGTVVPGFIDAHNHPSSSGMRHLTQVDMNIRTIEGMKSALRERAQNTPPGEWVVGFLYDDTKIEEGRPLNRRDIDEAVPDHPVQVTHRGGHTSVYNSKAFELAGITVDTPDPTGGHFYREDGELTGKVASLARRPLQRLVPGGSTREDRQAGVALIGELMSAAGITSVHETGGNSQGLTALQDAYDAGELRFRMNYFPSGGSLLFSALKQAGVRTGFGDENLRIGAVKYSADGSASERTMAMRTPYVGRPDDYGISTMTQEDIDRAVDDAVRAGFQIAIHANGDKTIDMCLNAYERVQREMPQADPRFRLEHCSLVDDPLLRRIKDVGAIPTPFYTYIHFHGNKWGEYGTEKMEWMFAHRRFLDYDIPVAGASDYPPGPFEALMAIQSMVTRTDMQGREWGPSQKISVPEALRICTINGAHASFEEHIKGSITEGKLADYVILGDDPHTADPYAIKEIEVVRTVLGGRTTHEA; this is encoded by the coding sequence ATGAGCGAGGTCAATCGCCGGGAGTTCATGGCCCTTTCCGCGCTCGCGGCCGGGGGCGCGGCCCTGGCGGGTTGCGGGACGCAGGGCGGGAGCGGCGGGCAGGCCGGCGGCGGCGGCTCCGCGCCCGCCGACCAGGTCGTGACCAACGCGACCATCTACACGGTGGACGACGCGAACCCGCGGGCGGAGGCGCTCGCCGTGAAGAACGGGCGCTTCCTCGCCGCGGGCTCGAACGACGATGTCGCCAACCTCATCGGCCCGCGCACCGAGCGCATCGACGCGGGCGGCGGCACTGTCGTCCCCGGCTTCATCGACGCCCACAACCATCCCTCCTCCTCGGGCATGCGCCACCTCACGCAGGTGGACATGAACATCCGCACGATCGAGGGGATGAAGTCCGCGCTTCGCGAGCGCGCGCAGAACACGCCTCCCGGGGAGTGGGTCGTCGGCTTCCTCTACGACGACACGAAGATCGAGGAGGGGCGTCCGCTGAACCGCCGCGACATCGATGAGGCCGTCCCCGACCACCCCGTTCAGGTCACGCACCGGGGCGGGCACACCAGCGTCTACAACTCGAAGGCGTTCGAACTGGCCGGGATCACCGTGGACACGCCCGACCCGACGGGTGGGCACTTCTACCGCGAGGACGGCGAACTCACGGGCAAGGTCGCCTCGCTCGCGCGCCGGCCGCTGCAGCGCCTCGTCCCCGGCGGGAGCACGCGGGAGGACCGCCAGGCCGGCGTCGCCCTCATCGGCGAACTGATGTCCGCGGCCGGCATCACCTCGGTCCACGAGACGGGCGGGAACAGCCAGGGCCTGACCGCGCTGCAGGACGCCTACGACGCGGGCGAACTCCGCTTTCGCATGAACTACTTCCCCTCCGGGGGCAGCCTGCTGTTCTCGGCGCTCAAGCAGGCGGGGGTCCGCACCGGCTTCGGCGACGAGAACCTGCGCATCGGCGCGGTCAAGTACAGCGCGGACGGCTCCGCCTCGGAGCGCACGATGGCGATGCGCACCCCGTACGTCGGACGCCCGGACGACTACGGCATCAGCACGATGACCCAGGAGGACATCGACCGGGCGGTGGACGACGCCGTCCGCGCCGGTTTCCAGATCGCGATCCACGCGAACGGAGACAAGACGATCGACATGTGCCTCAACGCGTACGAGCGGGTCCAGCGCGAGATGCCGCAGGCCGACCCCCGCTTCCGCCTCGAGCACTGCTCGCTGGTGGACGACCCGCTCCTCCGGCGCATCAAGGATGTCGGCGCCATCCCCACCCCCTTCTACACCTACATCCACTTCCACGGGAACAAGTGGGGCGAGTACGGGACGGAGAAGATGGAATGGATGTTCGCGCACCGCCGCTTCCTCGACTACGACATCCCCGTGGCCGGCGCCTCCGACTACCCGCCGGGCCCGTTCGAGGCCTTGATGGCGATCCAGAGCATGGTCACGCGCACGGACATGCAGGGGCGCGAGTGGGGCCCGAGCCAGAAGATCTCCGTCCCCGAGGCGCTTCGCATCTGCACGATCAACGGAGCGCACGCCTCCTTCGAGGAGCACATCAAGGGCTCGATCACCGAGGGGAAGCTGGCGGACTACGTCATCCTCGGCGACGATCCCCACACGGCCGACCCGTACGCGATCAAGGAGATCGAAGTCGTCCGCACCGTCCTCGGCGGTCGCACCACCCACGAAGCCTGA
- a CDS encoding enoyl-CoA hydratase-related protein — MSDVLLVEKLDGHIAKLTVNRPEKLNALNGAVRCAIFGALDRLSADDDVRVVVITGAGDRSFIAGADISEFKDARPVEQYRSMTRGDMYSAIESFPKPVIAMINGFCLGGGCELAMSCDMRVASTSARIGQPEINLGLIPGAGGTQRLPRLVGEGWAMRLVMSGELIPGEKAEQIGLVEATVAPEELEGHVMELASNIASRSPVALQAAKESILAARRMPLDEGLKFERSWFSLLFSTDDMAEGVGAFLEKRKPEFKGS; from the coding sequence ATGAGTGACGTTCTTCTCGTCGAGAAACTCGACGGACATATCGCCAAGCTCACGGTCAACCGGCCGGAGAAGCTCAACGCGCTGAACGGCGCCGTCCGCTGCGCCATCTTCGGCGCGCTCGACCGCCTGTCGGCGGACGACGATGTGCGCGTCGTCGTCATCACGGGGGCGGGCGACCGCTCGTTCATCGCGGGCGCCGACATCTCGGAGTTCAAGGACGCGCGTCCGGTCGAGCAGTACCGCAGCATGACGCGCGGCGACATGTACAGCGCGATCGAATCCTTCCCCAAGCCCGTCATCGCGATGATCAACGGCTTCTGCCTCGGCGGCGGGTGCGAACTCGCCATGTCGTGCGACATGCGCGTGGCCTCGACCTCGGCCCGCATCGGCCAGCCGGAGATCAACCTCGGTCTCATCCCCGGCGCGGGCGGCACGCAGCGGCTCCCGCGGCTGGTGGGAGAGGGCTGGGCGATGCGGCTCGTGATGAGCGGCGAGTTGATCCCGGGGGAGAAGGCCGAACAGATCGGGCTCGTGGAGGCGACCGTGGCCCCCGAGGAACTCGAGGGCCATGTGATGGAACTCGCCTCGAACATCGCGAGCCGCAGCCCGGTCGCGCTTCAGGCCGCCAAGGAGTCCATCCTCGCCGCGCGGCGGATGCCGCTGGATGAGGGGCTGAAGTTCGAACGGAGCTGGTTCTCGCTCCTCTTCTCGACGGACGACATGGCGGAGGGCGTGGGCGCCTTCCTGGAGAAGCGGAAGCCCGAGTTCAAGGGCTCCTGA
- the rpmA gene encoding 50S ribosomal protein L27 — MAHKKGVGSSRNGRDSNPQYLGVKKYGGEHVVAGNILIRQRGTPFHPGRNVGRGKDDTLFALTDGQVEFHRRRGRRFVSVVTPAS; from the coding sequence ATGGCGCATAAGAAGGGTGTCGGCTCCAGCCGCAACGGACGCGACTCGAACCCGCAGTACCTCGGCGTCAAGAAATACGGCGGCGAGCACGTGGTCGCGGGCAATATCCTCATCCGGCAGCGGGGCACGCCGTTCCATCCGGGCCGCAACGTGGGCCGGGGGAAGGACGACACGCTGTTCGCGCTCACCGACGGACAGGTCGAATTCCACCGCCGGCGAGGCCGCCGCTTCGTCAGCGTCGTGACGCCGGCGTCCTAG
- a CDS encoding E3 binding domain-containing protein yields the protein MAKPAAVAPKPKAAPKPKDAPEGEAAPEAEAAPEPEAAASAQVDITPVARKLAEEHGLDLDAIEGTGKDGRILKSDVDKAIAAKEGD from the coding sequence GTGGCGAAGCCGGCGGCCGTCGCGCCGAAGCCCAAGGCCGCTCCGAAGCCCAAGGACGCTCCGGAAGGCGAGGCCGCTCCGGAAGCCGAGGCCGCTCCCGAGCCCGAGGCCGCGGCGTCGGCGCAGGTGGACATCACGCCGGTCGCGCGGAAGCTCGCGGAGGAGCACGGACTCGACCTGGACGCGATCGAGGGGACGGGGAAGGACGGCCGCATCCTCAAGAGCGACGTGGACAAGGCCATTGCGGCGAAGGAAGGCGACTGA
- a CDS encoding Rne/Rng family ribonuclease yields MRREIVVNATTREKRVAIVEDRKLVELMYERPDERRIAGDIYLGAVEAIVPGLQAAFVNIGAEKSAFLHASDLLSDEDPDEDGNGGRERNGGRRKGRNENAPRIEEAIRKDQTLLVQVVKEPIGTKGARVTTQVSLPGRFLVYIPDSSHVGVSRKIGDRETRVRLRSMVRDILGDDGGVIVRTVGEELTKEGCERELKSLRKTWRKVRRRQKGMKAPALVYQDARLTSGIIRDLFSDRIDQLTVDSAELYHEIRSYLGQVDPDLLERVSRYEGAAPIFDEFGIEEEIRRAFRRTVHLKSGGHVVIEQTEALVSIDVNTGRYTGRKDPAKTILKTNLEAAGEIARQLRLRDVGGIIVIDFIDMNEEESRNKVVQQMRTLLGHDRARTKVFGLSELGLLQLSRQRVSPSLHQRMMEPCPYCEGAGRILAPETVVRRLERALDRVAAAGRESGITILTHPVIALHLLEREREFLNRMRNSGGIAIELRDDPLLGLDEFRLLAHPADADVTKKYI; encoded by the coding sequence GTGCGCCGCGAGATCGTCGTAAACGCCACGACCCGCGAGAAACGGGTCGCGATCGTAGAAGACCGCAAGCTCGTCGAACTGATGTACGAACGGCCCGACGAGCGCCGCATTGCCGGGGATATCTATCTCGGTGCGGTCGAGGCGATCGTGCCCGGGCTTCAGGCCGCCTTCGTCAACATCGGCGCCGAGAAGTCCGCCTTCCTGCACGCCTCCGATCTACTGTCCGACGAAGATCCCGATGAAGACGGGAATGGGGGACGGGAACGGAACGGGGGGCGTCGGAAGGGGCGCAACGAGAACGCTCCCCGCATCGAGGAGGCGATCCGCAAGGATCAGACGCTCCTCGTCCAGGTCGTGAAGGAGCCCATCGGCACGAAGGGAGCCCGTGTCACGACGCAGGTCTCCCTCCCGGGCCGCTTCCTCGTGTACATCCCGGACTCCTCCCACGTGGGCGTCAGCCGCAAGATCGGCGACCGGGAGACGCGCGTCCGCCTGCGAAGCATGGTGCGGGACATCCTCGGCGACGATGGCGGGGTCATCGTCCGGACCGTCGGCGAGGAGTTGACGAAGGAGGGCTGCGAGCGGGAACTCAAGTCGCTGCGCAAGACGTGGCGGAAGGTGCGGCGCCGGCAGAAGGGGATGAAGGCGCCGGCCCTCGTGTACCAGGACGCGCGGCTGACGTCCGGCATCATCCGCGACCTGTTCAGCGACCGGATCGACCAGCTCACGGTGGATTCGGCGGAGCTGTACCACGAGATCCGCTCCTACCTGGGACAGGTGGACCCGGACCTGCTCGAGCGCGTGAGCCGGTACGAGGGCGCGGCGCCCATCTTCGACGAGTTCGGGATCGAGGAGGAGATCCGGCGCGCGTTCCGCCGCACCGTCCACCTGAAGTCGGGCGGCCACGTCGTGATCGAACAGACCGAGGCCCTCGTCTCCATCGACGTGAACACGGGGCGCTACACGGGTCGCAAGGATCCGGCGAAGACCATCCTCAAGACGAACCTCGAGGCGGCGGGAGAGATCGCCCGCCAACTTCGCTTGCGCGACGTGGGCGGGATCATCGTCATCGACTTCATCGACATGAACGAGGAGGAGTCGCGCAACAAGGTCGTGCAGCAGATGCGGACGCTGCTGGGCCACGACCGCGCGCGCACGAAGGTGTTCGGGCTCTCCGAACTCGGTCTGCTGCAACTCAGCCGGCAGCGCGTAAGCCCCAGCCTGCACCAGCGGATGATGGAACCGTGTCCCTACTGCGAGGGCGCGGGGAGAATCCTCGCCCCCGAGACGGTGGTGCGCCGGCTGGAGCGGGCGCTGGACCGGGTGGCCGCGGCCGGCCGGGAGAGCGGGATCACGATTCTCACGCACCCGGTGATCGCCCTCCACCTGCTGGAGCGCGAACGCGAGTTCCTGAACCGGATGCGGAACAGCGGCGGGATCGCGATCGAGCTGCGCGACGACCCTCTGCTCGGTCTCGACGAGTTCCGGCTCCTCGCCCACCCGGCCGACGCCGACGTCACGAAGAAGTACATTTAG